ATGAAAGATAAAGCCCTCAAGGACAAGGTATTCTAGAGATTAGAAACACTGAAAATTTTAGCGTCTGTGTATTGTTTTGTTAGCAAATTAAACTTTGTAACTGGTTACTTTTGTGGTCATTAAAAGTTATACAGAACACTTAATACTGTTACATTATTGGGAGGACAAGCTTAAAATTTAACTGAACAATTACAGGGATATGTGATTATTCTGTATGTAggtacttttttttcctttgtaactgAAAGTTTTTCATAATTTAATATTGTTTTTACAATAGCTTAAAATTTTACAGGTTAAACTTAAGTTGTATATGTTTTTGAAAGTTTGTGTTTAAGTATTTGTGACTAAGAAATTCAGTTATGAAATGATAGTTTTCCTAAGAATCTGAATGAGAGGTACTTTTCTGATCTGCTTGTTTGTGATTTTAAGTGATGAGTCCTTAAGGAATTGAAATGCAATTACTTGACAACCTTTACTGTTGATATTTAGAGATAActaactttctctttctcctccaaaGATCGAGAAGGCTGTGGTGTCTCAGCGCCTGACAGAATCTCCATGTGCTCTGGTAGCCAGCCAGTATGGGTGGTCTGGCAACATGGAAAGGATCATGAAAGCCCAGGCATACCAGACAGGCAAGGACATCTCAACCAAGTAAGCATCCTCAGGGAAGGCCCTGCCAGGATGTAAGCTCTCGCCCAGCCTCCCATTAGAAGATAACACAGCTTCTACACAAAGAACTAATGGGTTTTAAGTGTCTACCACCCTCCATTATAGAGAAGCTGACAATATGATTAGATTACTAAAGAAAAGGTTTTGCACTTGTGGTTTATATTTAGTATTTTGTATATAGATGGAAATTTTCTTATCTGTTACATATAATGTCTTTCAGCATTAGATTTTCTGCTTGGCCTAGTATCTGGACTGcctttacattttcaaataatagTTAAAGATGAAGTTAATGACAGTTACATTTCTTAAATGAGTTAAATCCTTTTTAATTACCCCTTCTACCCCCAAGTAGTATTCTCCACTAAATACAGGGTAGAAGATGCACAAACAGCAATTGAACTCAAGGACCAAGTACTGGAGGTACACTAGGTCTTTGGTAccctttatttttaagaaatatgtatttcagGTTTATATTTGAACATAACAACAATAGTTTTGAAAATGACTTCTTCCTTGCTTTTATTCTCTCTTCAACCTGGACTATCTTCTTACTACCTACCTATtgtcacttttttcccccaagcaTAGCTTAAGGATTCTTCTCCTAAGTGTAGTTTACATTGTCATAATTCTATCTAATAAACATTTGAGCACCTAATGTGTCTATTTACTGATGCTCTACAGTAAACATCACTACTCTCTTTTGCAATGTTCAGACTAGTCAGGATAGAGAAATCAAGGCATAATTCTGTAAGTCCTGTGTGTATGATAGGTATGCCAAGATATAGGGAGAAGGGTTCCTTCTGTCCTCAGCCTGCAGCTGTAGGAAGGAGGGCAGTCATGGAGGACAGCTAGGATGCTAACAATGATGAAGGTACACCCAAAATGTATTGCCGCCAAGCTTAGTGAAAAGATGCCATTTTTCTTGGAACCGTATTGGTTGAGGCATCATGGAGAAGGTGTTACTTGAGCAGCACCCAGAGCCTGTTCTGTTCCAGAACTCTGGGGAGACACAGCTGCAGTTATGATAGTGAATACATTAAGAGGGGAAGAACGGGACATTAAATCAGTTCATCCACTCATCAAAAGGCACTTGGGATTCATTAGGAAATAAAGTAGTTCTTTATTGTACTATTTGATCTAACCATGTACATTGCCCTTTAAAAGGGAAAGCGTGATTTAACAATATATAAGCatgtcttgatttttaaaaagttatctgtAATTATATGTTATACTAGAATATGGGAAATGTATGGACCCTCAAATTTGATATATTAACGTTCATTTTTACTCTGTAACAGTTATTATGCCAGccagaagaaaacatttgaaattaaCCCCAGACACCCACTGATTAGAGACATGCTTCGAAGAGTTAAGGTGAGCAATATCACGGCCTTACTCCTTTTAATTTGACTTCTTTGGACCCTTTAGTATTAATAAAGTGTGTGACTCCTTTCATTTCAGGAAGATGAAGATGACAAAACTGTTTTGGATCTTGCTGTAGTTTTGTTTGAAACAGCAACACTGCGGTCAGGGTATCTTTTACCAGACACTAAGGCATATGGAGACAGAATAGAAAGAATGCTTCGCCTCAGCTTAAACATCGACCCTGACGCAAAGGTTTGATGTAACTTACTGAATGTTTGAGTCCTGGTATCAGGCACTGTgccaaaaatgaatgagaaatttccccttttgcatctattttcttttcttgcctgtcTCCCTTTGTTAGCATGACTGTTAACTCTAATTATAGGGTTTCCTCTATAGTTTTGTAGTTAACAGAATTAACCGAAGTGAAGTTAATTATGATCTTACACatttaaatgaacaaaatgaacaCAGAGCCAAGGTGTTGGATGCATTGATGGGCTCATAAATGTTGCCCTTAGGTTGAAGAAGAACCCGAAGAAGAACCCGAGGAAACAGCAGAGGACACCGCAGAAGACACAGAGCAGGACGAAGAGGGAGAGATGGACGCAGGAACAGATGAGGAAGAGCAGGAAACAGCAGAGGTAGAGCAAACCAAGAGGGGCCTTGCATTTGTAGTTCTTCAAAGTCAGAGCTATGGCCAAAGTCAGGAAATAGGCATCTAATACCAAAGTAAAAAGCTGGAACAAAtcacttttttatttaaagtgtGTATTTTGATCCTCCCCACTGCCTTTACTTCCTTAGTTTAGCCATCCATTCTTTCTATTTTTGAACAGGGAAGGAGCCTGAGGAGGCAGGGACTGGCAGCTGCaactttatttaatctttttattggctgtgctggggtttTGCTGCTGTGCAGACtgtctctagctgtggagagcaggCGCTTACTCACCTCATcacggtggctcctcttgttgcagagcaggggcttcagtagttgcagcacatgggctcagtagctagggcttctgggctccaaagCACAGACTCAACAGTTGCggctcagctgctctgtggcatgtgggatactcccagctcaggaatcaaacccgtgtctcctgcattggcaaatggattctttattcctgaaccactggggaagcccaggccaTCCATTCTTGAGGTGTTTTTAAGCAGATTACTCCTTAGTCCACGGTGCTTCCATGTTCTTTGCCACTTGCTTCTGCCTTACAGTAACATTAATCTATTTAAGATTTTTGATTGTTCAGGGACTATTGATCTTACTAGATTCTAGGTTATTTTGCAGATTAGCAAGCTGAGATTCCAGCCTATATAGATCAGATAATGGAAACAGGCTggatctgtttccattttttccataCATGAACCTTCAGTGAGCAAAGGTTTGTTGTGCTAGTTTTTAATGtattctgatttttctgttttcacagaAATCGACAGCTGAAAAAGATGAACTGTAAATTATACCCTTGCCATTTGGATCCTGTGTGGAGAGGGAATGTGaagtttatttcttttggaaGAGACTTGTTTTGGATGTGTCCCCCTCCCCTACGCCCTcagcctccttctcctctgcACTGTAAAATGTTGGGATTGTGGTCACAGGAAGAAGTGGGTTTtttagttgaattttttttaacattcctcATGAATGTAAATTTGTACTATTTAACTGACTATTCTTGGTGTAAAATCTTGTcatgtgtataaaaataaaaaaggtccCAAATATCCAATGTCTTGCTTGtctttttataattaattgtGTAGAGCTCCCTGATAGttgatttttcttcctgttttttggTGATATACAGCATAATGTCTTGACTTATATACATCAGGAAATGATACAAGTAGTGAACATCCATCTTCtcatagatacaaaataaaatagttcTTAGATCCTATGTCCTGAGTTTTCTTCTTAGAAAAGTAATGCATACTTTAAAAAAGTGGCTTTTAAAATTACTCTTAAAAATCACTCATAGAAAGAAGGGACATACTCTTCATTACAGAATTCCAAACAGTACATGTAGATGCTCCCCCTTACAGGAAGTGGAGCTGAATCCTTGCCTTTTTGAAGGTAGGCTGGATTTAATGACTGTCTTCTAGAGTGTGGGAAGCGGGAAACAGTAACGCTAGAGCAGAGAACCTAAGCAGATGCTACCCTAATAACCAAGTGATTTCCTATCAGCCAGTGATGCCATGTACCCACTGACGTGTGAAGGAGGGTACTTCACCTCTGGTATTCTTCAAAACCAGCCTAACCTAGAATATGTGAGAAGTACTCCTCCAAACTTTTTAAGGTCAAAACCAAGGAAGCCTCACAGGAGGAGACTAAGGAGACATGGCAACTAAATGTCATAGTAACCTGGATGGCTGAAAGCTGGGGAAATCCAGAATCAGACCTAGTTCTGGCATGTGTGATCTGTACCACGGTCATGTTACATGAGGGCATTCACGGAAATGGAGAGGGATTTGGGAACTCTGCTGTCTTGGCAGTTTTACTATAAATCTAAACTTAACTCCAAAAGAATCCAAACCTTAGAAATACTAACCTCACTAAGCACACATGGTCAATGTCATttgtattatcagttcagttgctcagttgtgtccgactctttgcgaccccatgaactgcagcacgccaggcctccctgtccatcaccaactcccagagttcactcagagtcacatccatcgagtcagtgatgccatccagccatctcatcctctgtcgtccccttctcctgcccccaatccctcccagcatcacactcttttccaatgagtcaacttcgcatcaggtggccagagttcagctttagcatcattccttccaaagaaatcccagggctgatcttcagaatggactagttggatctccttgcactccaagggactctcaagagtcttctccaacaccacagttcaaaagcatcaattcttcggcactcagctttcttcacagtccaactcttcacatccatacatgactactggaaaaaccatagccttgactagatggacctttgttgacaaagtaatgtctgctttggaatatgctatctaggttggtcataactttccttccaaggagtaagcgcctttttaatttcatggctgcagtcaccagctgcagtgattttggagcccaaaaaaataaagtctgacactgtttccactgtttccccatctatttgccatgaagtgatgggaccagatggcatgatcttagttttctgaatgttgagctttaagccaactttttcactctcctctttcacttttatcaagaggctttttagttcctcttcactttctgccataagggtggtgtcatctgtatatctgaggttattgatatttctcctggcaatcttgattccagcttgtgcttcttccagcccagcgtttctcatgatgtactctgcatagaagttaaataagcagggtgacaatatacagccttgatgtactccttttcctatttggaaccggtctgttgtttcatgtccagttgtaaccgttgcttcctgacctgcatataggtttctcaagaggcaggtctggtggtctggtattcccatctctttcagaattttccacagtttattgtgatccacacagtcaaaggctttggcatagtcaataaagcagagatagatgtttttctggaactctcttgcttttttgatgatccagtggatcttggcaatttgatctctggttcctctgcctcttctaaatccagcttgaacatctggaagttcatggctcacgtattgttgaagcctggcttggagaattttgagcattactttactagcatgtgagatgagtgcaattttgtggtagtttgagcattctttgggattggaatgaaaacggaccttttccagtcctgtggccactgctgagttttccaaatttgctggcatactgagtgcagcactttcacagcatcatctttcaggatttgaaacagctcaactggaatgccatcacctccactagctttgttcatagtgatgctttctaaggcccacttgccctcacattccaggatgtctggctctcggtgagtgatcataccatcgtgattatctgtgtcgtgaagctcttttttgtacacttctcctgtgtattcttgccacctcttcttaatatcttctgcttctgtcaggtccattccatttctgtcctttattgagcccatctttgcatgaaatgttcccttggtatctctaattttcttgaagagatctctagtctttcccattctgttgttttccttgattactttgcactgatcactgaggaaggctttcatatctcttcttgctattctttggaactctgcattcagatgcttatatctttccttttttcctttgctttttgcttctcttcacagctatttgtaaggcctccccagacagccattttgcttttttgcatttcttttccatggggatggtcttgatccctgtctcctgtacaatgtcacgaacctcagtccatagttcatccggcactctatctatcagatctaggcccttaaatctatttctcacttctactatataatcataagggatttgatttaggtcatacctaatcaatttaggtctagtggttttccctactgtcttcaatttaagtctgaatttggcaataaggatttcatgatctgagccagagtcagctcctggtcctgtttttgttgactgtatagagcttctccaactttggctgcaaagatttcggtgttgaccatctgataatgtccatgtatagagtcttgtgttgttggaagagggtgtttgctatgaccagtgcattttcttggcaaaactctattagtctttgccctgcttcattccgtataccaaggccaaatttgcctgttactccaggtgtttcttgacttcctacttttgcattccagtcccctctaatgaaaaggacatcttttttgggtgttagttctaaaaggtcttgtaggtcttcatagaaccattcaacttcagcttcttcagcgttactgattggggcatagacttggattactatgatattgaatgatttgccttggaaaccaacagagatcattctgtcgtttttgagattgcatccaagaactgcatttcggactcttttgttgaccatgatggctactccatttcttctaagggattcctgtctgcagtagtagatataatggtcatctgagttaaattcacccattccagtccattttagttcgctgattcctagaatgtcaacgttcactcttgccatctcttgttcgaccactttcaatttgccttgattcatggacctaaggagaagtggctgcgctttgctggagcagccttgaagagataccccacgtaaGAGAAACCcgagtaagacggtaggtgttgtaagagggcatcagagggcagacacactgaaagcatactcacagaaaactagtcaatctaatcacactaggaccacagccttgtctaactcaatgaaactaagccatgcccatggggccacccaagacaggcaggtcatggtggaggtctgacagaatgtggtccactggagaaaggaatggcaaaccacttcagtattcttgccttgagaaccccatcaacagtaggacaaggcaaaatgataggatactgaaagagaaactccccaggtcagtaggtgcccaacatgctactggagatcagtggagaaataactccagaaagaatgaagggatggagccaaagcaaaaacaatacccagctgtggatgtgactggtgatagaagcaaggtctaatgctgtgaagagcaatattgcataggaacctggaatgtcaggtccatgaatcaaggcaaattggaaatggtcaaacttttattatagttaatttataatccACATTTGCCATTATAGTCAAGCTTATTCAGAGAAATAAGCCAGAATTATAAGGGCAAGAGACTGAAACTACACTCTGGGTATCTATCAAACTACAGAAGCTGATGATATAAACTGGCAGTTTTCAAGATTACCTGGTCAAACCATAACTAAATCAGTTAACATCTACTGAGCACTTCTCTTGCAGTTTGTATTAGGTGCTTAAACACAAACAATTTCACTcattaaattctaaaaatatatatttaattctcaTTCACAGAGTTCTTGGCAGAGTTGAATTTTGATGTTCCTGTTGTCGTTCTTTCAGTCCCAAAAGCTCTGTTTTAAGTTCTCCAGGTTTGGGTGGAATTTCAGGTATTGTCTATAAAATACAAAAACGAAATATACAGACAGCCGTGCTTTTTTACACTGTGAATGTGACCTGAAAAAcatcaaagaaagtaaaaagtaaaaaagaacaaaagctcCCTGCCACTCAATGATAAATATTATGAGGACCTGCTATTGATCTAAGTTACTTTCTAGTCCTCTGTTTACAGCTATCACCATGGCTACAGCTTAAGTACTAAAGGACTCACAGAAAGTCTGCATCAATATCAATTGACAGGCCACAAATTTGAACAAGGTTTCCCACATTGGGAAATTCTTTCCTGCACTATTTACTGACTTCTCTTACATGCCTAGTCAGAAAACAGGTATTAGGAATCAATTCATTTGTTAAGAAacagtgcctactatgtgcaaaGCATAAAgcagtagggaaaaaaaattacaacacTGCCTTCAAGAAAGGTGACTTCTCAAAAATTTGTAACAGCTTTAGTAAGATAACAATTCACAAAGCATGGTATGGTTTAAATATTGGTGTGGTATGGTTTAAATACCACCTATTTAAATATTCAATACCTTTGGTATAGCCACAAAGTTGCACATCCACCACTATAATAAATTTAgagaacatttcatcaccccaaaaagaaaccccaaaccCATTAGCAGTCATCCCCATTTCCACACAACCCtcgcaccaccaccaccatcaccaagcCACTGCCCTGTCTATAGGCATGCctcttctgaacatttcatataaatgtatcaCACAACATGCAGTCTTTCATGACtagtttttttcacttagcatgtttccaagattcatccatattgtcacCTGTATCAATACTTCCTTTTAGGACCAAAAAATACtccattgtatttatttatccactcaccatGTATCCATTTATTCACATGGATACACTTAAATGGATccatttatttatccactcaccaattaatggatatttatttggattgtttccactgtttggctAAAGTGACAATTCAACTTTGATTAAAAGAAAGCACTTATTTACATACTAAATACATAACCaattttaatatgattttgaCATTAAAAGTTAGCAATGTTGGCACAGGTCCTAAATAGCAGTTTTTGTATATATGGCTATTTTTGGAGACAGCCAAAATAAATGCTTTAACAAGAAACTTTGCTCAATAGTATATGgaaaggagtttgggggagaatggatacatgtagatgtatggctgagtccctctgctgtccacttgaaactatcacattgttaattggctacaccccaaaacaaaattaattaagatgtcaaaaaaagaaaatatcatagtAAGTGGTGTAGAGAAAGGCTTTCAATATTTTAATTCAGAAACGTAAAATTCAAAATGTCTAAAGTGCACTTTACTTAAAATGATTcaggatgaaaaaaaattatgatcaacaacaataaaaaaaaaatagtgctttAAAATGAGTCCAGAGACTGTCTTTTGACCTACTATGACTCCAATATTAAACAGATGATAAgttaagaaaaacagaacaagTAAAAGTAATgccaggggagaaggaaatgcaaaagggaAGCCTGAGGAGAAAACATTCAATTCCAGGAGAGAACATCTGCCTCGAGTCTTTGAATCTGCTCCTGGACTGGACGACTAGGAAAAGGTGCCCTTAAGGCAGCAGTCCCAAACCTTcctggcaccagggactgattctgtagaagacaatttttccacagctcaggggtggggggtggggggagatgatttcgggatgattcaagcacattacatttattgtgcacccAATTTCTTAATCGAATGCTgttgctgatctgacaggaggtaccggTACAAAGCCTGGAGCTCAGGGACAACTGCCTTAGAGCTTCTGCCTTAAGATAGCACTAAGCACAAGCCCCAAGCAGCCCTCCTGGTCTCCTCTGCTCTGAAATGCACCCCGACTTCTAGCTGTATAGGCTGAAAGACTCCTGCAAAGGCTGGTGATAGTTACAATAGTGACAATAACTGCTGGAACAATACTAACAGACACAGATAAAAGAACATAAATCCCTTAAGTGTTAGTAAAGCCAACAGCCTCCTACACACAGCCTGCCAGCCCTGGTCATCAAGTCCCTACAGAGGTCCCCCACTGCCGATGTCACCACCCAGTCAGGATGAGGTGGCCTGGGACACGTCAATATGCCCCTTCTAGAGATTCCTGTCCCATGCCACCTCCTCCCAAGGTCCAGGCAGCTGCTGGTAACAATCCTTGAACCTTCTTGCTGATGAGATGGGAGAATGAGGTGTCAATTCCCAGGCACTCCTCTCTTTGTGAAACCTGTTTGATGTCTATTCCTGCACAAGCTAAAGACCAAACAAACTGCATTTCTGTGGAAGGTTCTTACCCCTTCCTGTCTCTACTAACTATCCTTGATGATTCCCAAAAATTCAAGAGAAGCAGTCTAAAGTGGTAAGAAAGAGCTACTGCCGCATTGTTTGCACAAAACCTAGATACCAACTAAATGTCCGCAGAGAATTGAGTAAATAATATATGGAATATCTATACTATGAAATACTATTCAATGACCAGAAAGAAAAAGCTATTAATATAAACAAATCTATCCAAACAGTCGTTAACCAAAACAAGGAATCCACAGAGAAACATGTATATGAGTTTCTATTTGTATGAGGAAAAAGCACCCcataaactctgtgtgtgtgtgtgtgtgtgtgtgtgtgtgtaaaactctGGAAGACTATACCAACCAACAAATGGTAGTTACACTGGGCAGTAGACCGGAGAAAGGGGGTGGTCAGTGGGGGGATTTTTCACTTTTAGTCTTTGTGTGCTGTACTAAGTtgctttcagtcgtgtccaactctctgcaaccctatgtactgttgcccaccaggctcctctgtccatgggattctccaggtaagaatactggagtaggttgccatgcccccttctagggaatcctcccaacccaggtctcctgtgtctcctgcatggcaggtggattctttaccactgagccaccacgggagCCTACTCACATCCATAGCATAAAACACCAAGCACATTCCTGTAATTATTTGCACTGTACTTCCTTGCCTCCATCTTCCCAGGACTGTAACTCC
This region of Ovis canadensis isolate MfBH-ARS-UI-01 breed Bighorn chromosome 3, ARS-UI_OviCan_v2, whole genome shotgun sequence genomic DNA includes:
- the UQCC6 gene encoding ubiquinol-cytochrome c reductase complex assembly factor 6 isoform X2 — translated: MPAGVSWTSYLKMFAASLLAMCAGAEVVHRYYRPDLTIPEIPPKPGELKTELLGLKERQQEHQNSTLPRTL